The segment AGCCTTAAAGAAAACGGCCGATTCGCGCTCAGAACGTGGTGGCTGTGCGAGCAAGCTGGGGCAGGGGCTTGAGATGCTCCCGTCGCCGGACGATTTCGAGGATGAGCGGCTCGACCACATTCCACTGGTAGACCACCTGTTTGAAGGTGAGTCGTATGACGTTGTATCCCAGCGCTTTCGCATGGAGATCGCGGAGTCGGTCGTTCTCGAAGGTCTCCGGGTCCGCGTGATATGTGTATCCGTCGACCTCCACGATCAGCGATTCGCCGATGACCATGTCGACGCGCCCGACTTCGGGAATCTGCACCTGCGTGCGCACGCGCAGATTGTGGGACTGGAGGCGCAGGCGAGCCATGGTCTCGGTGCCTGATTCAGCTCGGCCGTCGCAACGTTGCAGTCTGTCGGTGATGCTGCGCGGCGCCGAGCCGAACCAGTATTCGAGTGTCGAGGGTGCAACGAGGCCCTTATTGAGGATCGAATCGCAGACGACGACGAAGTCCTCCTCCGGCAGGCACTTCGCCGCGTGCCGGAGGGCGGTCTCGAGATCGTCGACGGCGCCGCGTTCAGCGGGCTGGCGACCGCGTTGCCGACACCAGTGGGGGTGCAGCCGAGCTGTCGCGTCGTTCCCTCGGATGTGGACCTTGTCCATCGGCGGCACCCAGATTCCGTACAAGGCGAGTGCGGACGCGCACGACAACACGCCGCCGGCCGCGACCGCCTGAACGACATCGGGATGGGCTGTTGGCATCGCATACCAGTCCCGCCTGAGTTTGATGATGTCGCCGTCTGCCACTGCACGATCGATCTCTGCTCTTGAAGCGCGTTCCCGCAATGCGCCCCACCTGATTACCCCCGTATCCATGCTCAGCATGGTGCCGCACCCGTACGAGAATTATGTACGTTTTGCAGATATTGACGATTGCTCGCACAGTCACCACGAAAACCCCCGATTTCGCCACTTTTTTCGAAGGGTGGCCGCTATACGCGTTGGTAGTGCGGGAATCAGTCGGTGACGACGGTGATTTCCAGTGGCGACGTGATCTCCACCCGCTGGCCGGCGTCCGACAGGACGGCGGCGAGGGCGTTGATGTCGCGGACGTTCCGGCGGGTGCGGACCAGCTCGCGCGCCATCAGGCCCTTGTAGTGCTTGTTGAAGTGGCTCACCACCTTGCGGGAGCCGTCGGGGAACTCTGTCACGACCGTCGCGGTCACCGCGCCGTGCACCGGACCCAGCTTCTGGTAGACGCCGGAGCGCAGGTCGACGACGAAGTCGTCGAGGGCATCGAGGGCGGGGGAGAGCGCAGGCTTCCAGAGTGAGCCGAGCGTGCCGAAGCCGGGCAGCTTGGACCCGCCCGAGAGTCGGTACGCGGGGATCAGGTCGGTGGCGGCGACGACGCCGAACAGGGCCGAGCCGATCAGCAATCGGTCGGCGGCCTTGGCCTTGGTCGCGCGGGTCATGCCGGGGTAGTCGAGGGCGTCGTAGAGGACCCCGGTGTAACGGGTGATCGCGGTGCGCGTCGGGGACTCCCACAGATCGGCGTTGCGCTCCACCTCGGCCACCGCGGAGGCGCCCAGTCCCAGTGCTTCGCGCGATGCGTCCAGGTCTGCGGAGAGCTCGACGATCGCATCGGCGAGCTTCCGGCGGATCGGGGTCAGCTCGGGCAGCGTCAGGGAGTCGAGCTGGAGCGGTGCGGCCTTGCCGCCGTCAGATTTGGTCTCCGAAGGAGGAAGGATCACGAGCACGCGACCACCCTAACGAACCGCGGGCTGATCCCACTAAGCTGGTACATCGTGATCACACGGATGTCGAACCTGTTCCTGCGTACCCTCCGCGACGACCCGGCCGATGCGGAAGTCCCGAGCCACAAGCTCCTGGTCCGCGCGGGTTACATCCGTCGCGCCGCCCCCGGCGTGTACGAGTGGCTTCCGTTGGGCTTGAAGGTCTTCCGGGCTGTGGAGAACCTCGTTCGCGAGGAGATGGACGCCATGGGCGCCCAGGAGATCCTCCTGCCGGCCCTGCTGCCGCGTGAGCCCTACGAGACCACCGGCCGCTGGACCGAGTACGGCGACGCACTGTTCCGCGTCAAGGACCGCAAGGGCTCGGACATGATGCTCGGCCCCACCCACGAGGAGATCTTCACCCAGCTGGTGAAGAGCGAGTACAGCTCCTACAAGGACCTGCCGGTCACCCTGTACCAGGTGCAGACCAAGTACCGCGACGAGGAGCGCCCGCGCGCGGGTCTTCTGCGCGGCCGTGAGTTCGTGATGAAGGACTCGTACTCCTTCGACATCGACGACGCGGGTCTGCAGGCCTCGTACGACGCGCATCGCGCCACCTACCAGCGCATCTTCGACCGCCTCGGCGTCAAGTACGTCATCGTCGCCGCGACCTCCGGCGCCATGGGAGGCAGCGCCTCCGAGGAGTTCCTGGCCGAATGCGAGGTCGGCGAGGACACCTTCGTTCGCAGCACCGAGTCCGGATACGCGGCCAACGTCGAAGCCGTCGTCACCCCGGTCCCGGACGCGATCCCGCTCGACGGCCTGCCCGACGCGGTGGTTCATGAGACCGGCGACACCCCGACCATCGACAGCCTCGTCGACTGGGCCAACGGTGCCCTCGACGGCGAGTACACGGCCGCCGACACGCTCAAGAACGTCATGGTGAAGATCCGCAAGCCCGGCGGCGAGTGGCAGATCACCGCGGTCGCCGTCCCCGGCGACCGGGAGGTCGACTTCAAGCGACTGGAGGCGTCCGTCGAGCCGTCCGAGGTGGAACTCCTCGTCGACGCCGACTTCGAGGCGAACCCCGAACTGGTCAAGGGCTACATCGGTCCCAAGGCCGTGCAGGCCGCGGGCTTCACCTACCTGGCCGATCCCCGCGTCGTCAGCGGCACCCGCTGGATCACCGGCGCGGACCAGCCCGGCAAGCACTACGTCGATCTGGTGTGCGGTCGCGACTTCACGCCTGACGGCGTCATCGAGGCCGCCGAGGTGCGCGCAGGCGATCCGTCGCCGGACGGCAAGGGCGTCCTGGAAGCCGCCAAGGGCATCGAGATCGGCCACATCTTCCAGCTCGGCCGCAAGTACACCGACGCCTTCGCCTTCGACGTGCTCGGTGAGAACGGCAAGCCGGTCCGCGTCACGATGGGCTCGTACGGCCTCGGCGTCTCGCGCATGGTGGCGGTCCTCGCCGAGCAGATGCACGACGACAAGGGGCTCCGCTGGCCGCGCGAGGTGGCGCCCTTCAACGTCCACCTCGTGATCGCCAACAAGGACGAGGCCGCCGTCGCCGGTGCACAGCAGCTGGCCGCCGACCTCGACGCCGCAGGTCTGTCGGTGCTGTTCGACGACCGCAAGGCGTCGCCCGGCGTCAAGTTCAAGGATGCCGAGCTCCTCGGCATGCCGGTGGTCGTCGTGGTGGGGCGCGGTTGGGCCGACGGCACCATCGAGATCCGGGACCGCTTCACCGGTGAGACCGTCCAGGCACCGGTCGACGGTGCGGTCGACGCGGTGATCGCCGCGGCGCGCGGATAGTCCGCTACTGGCCGGGGAACGCCACCGTCAACGGTGTCACCCCGGCCACGCCGCGCCAGTACGACGCACGCAGAGCGCAGTCGGTGAGGCCGTCGAGCGCGATCCGTCGAACCGAGGAGTCGTCGGCCTGTTCCAGGAGGGCTCGGTAGGCGGTCTCGCAGTCGCGCTCCGCGGCGGTCGCGGCCTTGGCCGCGGTGTCCTGATCGGTGACGTCGACCGGGAGTGTGTAGCCCGCGGCGGGAGTGCGCTCGGATTCGCCGGCGGCGAGCAGCTTCTCGTTGAGCTGATCCCGGCGGACGCGGTGCGCTGCGATGTTCTCGGCGACCGTGGTGCGGACGTCGCGTTCGGTGAACGCAGTGATGACGCCGTAGGTGAAGACCGCGGTGTTCTCGGCGTCGGCAGCATCGTTGAGGGCGGTGGTCTGAGTCATGCGAGTTGCACTTTCGCGAGGGTCTGGCAGGAGGCGCTGACGGAGCCGAGCAGGCCGGCGACGTATCCGGAGGAGCCGACGGCGGTCTTGCCCGCGGCCGTCGCGGAGGACTCGATCTGCTTGCCCAGCGCCTCGACCGAGGCGGTCGGGGTCGTCGCCGGCGACTCGATCTGATCGGCGATGGAGGAGTGCAGACGGTTGATCTCGTCGCGCAGTGCCTTCAGGTGCTCGCCGCGCTGATCTGACACGGTCCGTAGGGCCTTGGCGTACTCGGTGCTGCGCGGCGCCAACTGCTGGGCGGCGGCCTGGTCGCGGAACGCGGCTTGGGCGTGCGGCAGGAGCGCTTCGGCGTCCCGCTGACGCTGCGACGGTCCCGTCTCGCAGGCCGACAGGGACCACCCGGCGGCGACCGCGACACCGACCACGGCGCTGCCGCGCAGCACGGTGCGGCGACTGATCGAAGAGTCCGGAGACGGGTCCCGGCGGCGGGAAGGCAGTGGTGTCACAGAGGACGATTCTGCCAGCCGCCCCGGTCGACTACACTCGAAGCCCGGTCAGGCGGGCGCGCCGGACCGGCACACGGACCCGGGTGAGAGACTCGACCGCGACGAAAACAGGAGGATGAGCGGCATGACAGGCGAGGCCCTGACCGCGAACATCAGCGAACTGGTGGCACCGGTGCTCGACCGCCTCGGTTACGACCTCGAAGACGTCGCCGTTCTCACGCCGCCCGGACGGCGCGACATCCGCATCGTGATCGACCGCGACGGCGGAGCGAGCCTCGACGACCTCGCCGACGTCAGCCGGGAGCTCGACCCCGTTCTCGAGGGAGCGAACCTCCTCGGCGAGACCCCCTACGACCTCGAGGTCACCACCCCGGGCATCGGCCGACCCCTGACGCTGCCCCGGCATTGGCGGCGCAACCAGGGACGGAAGGCGAAGGTCGAGTACCGGGTCGACGGCGTGGAGAAGTCCGTCGAGGTCCGGATCGGCGCGAGCGACGACACGCAGGTGACGCTGGTGACCGTCGATAAGAGCCGGATCACCAGCGTCGACGTCGCCTTCGCCGACATCGTCCGCGGCGTCGTCGAAGTGGACTTCAGCCGCCCCGGCGAGGCGGCGCTGCGCGCCTGCGGACTCTCCGACGAGGAGATCGCCCGCCGCCGTGAACCCGCCACGCACACCACAACCGAATAACCGACAACTCAATCCGACAAGCGAATAGGAGTCCCCACCATGCACATCGACATCAGCGCACTGCGGCTCATCGAGGCCGACAAGGGCGTCCCGGCCAACACCGTGCTCGAGGCCATCGAGACCGCGCTGCTCACCGCGTACCGACACACGGACGGCTTCGCACCGCACGCCCGCATCGACATCGACCGCAAGTCCGGCGAGGTCCGCGTGATGGGTCAGGAGCTCGACGAGGACCGCAACGTGGTCCACGAGTGGGACGACACGCCGGAGGGCTTCGGCCGCATCGCCGCGACGACGGCCCGCCAGGTGATCCTGCAGCGGCTGCGCGACGCCGAGAACGAGAAGACCTACGGCGAGCTGGTGGCGCACGAGGGCGAGGTGGTCGGCGGCGTGGTCCAGGCCGACGCCAAGGCCAACGCCCGCGGCATGGTGGTGGTGCAGATCGGCTCCGACTCCAACGCGACCGAGGGCGTCATCCCGTCCGCCGAGCAGGTGCCGGGGGAGAGCTACAAGCACGGCGACCGCATCAAGTGCTACGTCGTCGGTGTGGCGCGCGGACCCCGCGGCCCGCAGATCACCCTGTCGCGGACACACCCGAACCTGGTGCGCAAGCTGTTCTCGCTGGAGGTCCCGGAGATCGAGGACGGCTCGGTCGAGATCGTGGCCGTCGCCCGCGAGGCAGGCCACCGCTCCAAGATCGCCGTGCACACCGGCGTCTCCGGACTCAACGCGAAGGGCGCCTGCATCGGTCCGATGGGCCAGCGCGTCCGGAACGTGATGAGCGAACTGTCGGGCGAGAAGATCGACATCATCGACTACGCCACCGACCCGGCCGTCTTCGTCGGCAACGCGCTCTCGCCTGCCAAGGTCCTGTCGGTGACCGTGATCGACGAGGAGACGAAGGCCGCGCGGGTCATCGTGCCCGACTACCAGCTGTCTCTCGCGATCGGCAAGGAGGGGCAGAACGCCCGATTAGCGGCCCGGCTGACCAACTGGCGGATCGATATCCGGTCCGACGCCGGCGATGGTGGTCCGCGCGACACGGACGGTGGCACCGACGAGCCCGCAGATACGCTAAACTGACCCGTGGCCCTTCGAATGTCGGCACCTCCGGTGCGTACCTGCATCGGGTGTCGTCAGCGCGACAGCGCATCCGCGATGATCAAGATCGTCGCAGTGCGCGGTGCGGACGACACGACCCAGGTGGTCGTTGACGAACGAGGGAGACTGCCGGGACGAGGCGCTTGGCTGCATCGCGACGAGAGATGTCTGTCGCTTGCGGTGCGGCGCAGAGCATTCGGACCGGCACTACGGGATCGCGGCGTCGCTGTGAGCCCAGAGGATCTCGCCGAGGCGATCGGCGTGATCACCCATGAGGACCCCGCACGGGGTCAGGACAGGTAGCAGAAGACATGAGCACACCGTGAAGTCTCCACGATGAGCACGTTTACTGATTGAACCGAGGTCGTAGCGGGTAGCCCGCTCGACCTCCAAGTGAGGAGAGCAGTGGCAGGCAAAGCCCGCGTTCACGAACTAGCCAAGGAATTGGGCGTCCCCAGCAAGAAGGTGCTGGAACGACTCAAGGAGCAGGGCGAGTTCGTCAAATCCGCATCGTCGACGGTGGAGGCCCCCGTGGCCCGTCGACTGCGTGAATCTTTCCAGTCGGCAGGCAATGCCGGCGACAGCGCCGCACCGGCCAAGCCGGCGGCGAAGCCCGGTGCCAAGCCGGGCCCCAAGCCCGGACCGGCTCCCAAGCCGGCCCCGGCCAAGCCCGCAGCAGCGGCCAAGTCGGCCGCTCCGGCACCGAGTGCACCCGCACCCGCTCCGAGTGCGCCTGCACCGAGCGCTCCGGCGCCGAAGCCCGCAGCCGCGTCGGGCCCGAAGCCGGGCGCCAAGCCTGGTCCGAAGCCCGCACCCAAGGCTCCGGCTCCCAAGCCCGCAGCCGCGTCCGGCCCGAACTCGGGCGGTCCTCGCCCGGGTCCCCGTCCCGGCCCGCGTCAGCCGCGTGTCGGCAACAACCCGTTCTCGTCGGCCCCGTCGCCCGCACCGCGCCCGATGGGCCCGCGTCCGGGTCCCGGCGGCCCGCGTCCGGGTGGTCGTCCCGGCCAGGGCGGTCCTCGCCCCGGCGGTCAGGGCGGTCCCCGTCCCCAGGGCGGTCGTCCCGGTGCAGGCGGCGGTCGTCCGGGCGCCGGCGGTCCCCGGCCCACGCCGGGCAACATGCCTCCCCGTCCGAGCCCCGGTGCGATGCCGGCGCGCGCGGCGCGTCCTGACGCCCGTCCGGGCGGTCGCGGCGGTGCAGGCGGCCGCAGCGGCGGTCCCGGTGGCGGTGGCGGCGGCTACCGCGGCGGTGCTCCCGGCGGCGGCTTCCGCGGTCGTCCCGGTGGTGGCGGCGGCGGTCGCGGTCGCGGCGGCACAGCCGGTGCTTTCGGTCGTCCGGGCGGCGCCCCGCGTCGTGGACGCAAGTCCAAGCGTCAGAAGCGTCAAGAGTACGACTCGATGCGCGCACCGGAGGTCGGCGGCGTTCGGTTGCCGCACGGCAACGGCGAGGTCATCCGCCTCGCTCGTGGTGCCTCCCTGTCGGACTTCGCGGACAAGATCAATGCCAACCCGGCATCGCTGGTCCAGGCCCTGTTCAACCTCGGCGAGATGGTCACGGCGACCGAGTCGGTCAACGACGAGACGCTGGAGCTGCTCGGCGGCGAGATGAACTTCGTCGTCCAGGTCGTCAGCCCGGAGGACGAGGATCGCGAGCTCCTGGAGAGCTTCGACCTCACCTACGGCGAGGACGAGGGCGGCGAGGAGGACCTCGCGCAGCGTCCGCCGGTGGTCACCGTCATGGGCCACGTCGACCACGGCAAGACCCGCCTGCTCGACACCATCCGCAAGGAGAACGTCGGCGGCGGCGAGGCCGGTGGCATCACCCAGCACATCGGTGCGTACCAGGTGAACACCCACCTCAACGACGAAGATCGCCTGATCACCTTCATCGACACCCCGGGTCACGAGGCGTTCACCGCCATGCGTGCCCGCGGCGCGAAGTCGACCGACATCGCGATCCTCGTGGTCGCGGCCGACGACGGCGTCATGCCGCAGACGGTGGAGGCGTTGAACCACGCTCAGGCGGCCGACGTGCCGATCGTCGTGGCGGTCAACAAGATTGACAAGGAAGGCGCTGATCCGACCAAGATCCGCGGCCAGCTGACCGAGTACGGCCTCATCCCCGAGGAGTACGGCGGCGAGACGATGTTCGTGGACATCTCCGCCAAGCAGGGCACCAACATCGATGCGCTGCTCGAGGCCGTCCTGCTCACCGCGGACGCGTCGCTCGATCTGCGTGCCAACCCGGACATGGACGCACAGGGTGTGGCCATCGAAGCTCACCTGGACCGCGGTCGCGGCCCGGTGGCGACGGTGCTCATCCAGCGCGGCACCCTGCGGGTCGGCGACTCGATCGTCGCCGGCGATGCCTACGGTCGCGTCCGTCGCATGGTCGACGAGCACGGCGACGACGTCGACGAGGCCTACCCGTCGCGTCCGGTCGAGGTCATCGGCTTCACCTCGGTGCCGGGAGCGGGCGACACCCTGCTCGTGGTCGAGGAGGACCGCATCGCTCGGCAGATCGCCGACCGGCGCAATGCGCGCAAGCGCAATGCGCTGGCCGCACGCAGCCGCAAGCGGATCAGCCTCGAGGACCTGGACAAGGTACTCAAGGAGACCAGCCAGCTCAACCTGATCCTGAAGGGCGACAACTCGGGCACCGTGGAGGCGCTCGAAGAGTCCCTCCTCCAGATCGAGGTCGACGACGAGGTCTCGCTGCGCGTGATCGACCGCGGTGTCGGTGGCATCACCGAGACCAACGTCAACCTGGCGTCGGCGTCGGATGCGATCATCATCGGCTTCAACGTTCGCGCGGAGGGCAAGGCCACCGAGCTGGCCAACCGCGAGGGCGTCGAGATCCGCTACTACTCGGTGATCTACCGGGCGATCGAGGAGATCGAGGCTGCTCTCAAGGGCATGCTCAAGCCGATCTACGAGGAGTCCGAGCTGGGTCGCGCCGAGATCCGTGCGATCTTCAAGTCGTCCAAGGTGGGCAACATCGCCGGTTGCATGGTCCAGTCGGGCATCATGCGGCGTAACGCGAAGGCACGCCTGCTCCGTGACAACACGGTGATCGCCGAGAACCTGACGATCAGTTCGCTCAAGCGTGAGAAGGACGACGCGACCGAGGTCCGCGAGGGCTTCGAATGCGGTCTGACGCTCACCTACGCGGACATCAAGGTCGACGACGTCATCGAGGCGTACGAGATGGTCGAGAAGGCGCGGGACTAGATCATGGCAGATCCTGCACGGGCCGCACGGCTCGCGAAGCGGATCACCACCATCGTCGCCTCGGCGATCGGTGGGGAGATCAAGGATCCTCGGCTCGCTCACGTGACCATCACGGACTGCCGGGTGACCGGTGATCTGCACGATGCGACCGTCTTCTACACGGTGATGGGTGCGTCGGTGGACTCCGAACCCGACGTGGCGGAAGCGGCGGCCGGACTGGCCGCCGCGACCGGCGCGCTGCGGACCAAGGTCGGTGCCGGCACGGGCGTTCGGTTCACGCCGACGCTGCGGTTCGAGCTCGACACGGTTCCCGACGCGACACGCGCCATGGACGAGTTGCTGGCGCGTGCGCGTGCCCAGGACGAGATGGTCGCGCGAGCGGCACGCGACGCCAAGCCTGCGGGCGACAGCGACCCGTACCGCCACGACGACGAGGACCCCGACGAGTCCGAGGAGTCCGCCGGGTGAATCCGGCTTCGAGTGAATCGGTGGCCGCTGCGCTCAGCGCTGCCGATTCGATATCGATCATCAGCCACGTGCGACCGGATCCCGACACGCTCGGGAGCGCACTCGGCTTGGGGCTGGCGTTGGCCGGACTGGGGAAACGAGTGCACTGCTCGTTCTCCGGTCCGGAGACGCTGCCCGGTCCGCTGCAGCAGTTGCCCGGTGTCCACCTGTTGGTGGAGGCCGGGCGACTGCCCGCGGCGGACGTCGTCGTCTCCGTCGACGCCGCGACGGCGGGTCGTCTCGGCGAGTTGGAACCGCTGTTTCGGTCCGCGACCAAGTCGATCTGCATCGATCACCATGTCTCGAACCTCGGGTTCGCCGACCTGGACCTGATCGACGCGGAAGCGGACTGCACGGCGTCGGTCGTCCTGCGAGTGCTCGACGAGCTCGGCGCACCGCTCACCGCGGACATCGCCACCTGCCTGTACGCAGGTCTGGTGACCGACACAGGGTCGTTCAAATGGGCTCGCCCGACGTCGTTCAGTGTGGCGGCGCGCCTGCTCGAGGCAGGTGTCGACGGCGGCCACTGGAGTCGCGTGCTGCTGGACTCGCACCCGTACTCCTGGCTCCAGATGGTCTCGAAGGTCCTGGCGCGATC is part of the Gordonia phthalatica genome and harbors:
- a CDS encoding proline--tRNA ligase, with product MSNLFLRTLRDDPADAEVPSHKLLVRAGYIRRAAPGVYEWLPLGLKVFRAVENLVREEMDAMGAQEILLPALLPREPYETTGRWTEYGDALFRVKDRKGSDMMLGPTHEEIFTQLVKSEYSSYKDLPVTLYQVQTKYRDEERPRAGLLRGREFVMKDSYSFDIDDAGLQASYDAHRATYQRIFDRLGVKYVIVAATSGAMGGSASEEFLAECEVGEDTFVRSTESGYAANVEAVVTPVPDAIPLDGLPDAVVHETGDTPTIDSLVDWANGALDGEYTAADTLKNVMVKIRKPGGEWQITAVAVPGDREVDFKRLEASVEPSEVELLVDADFEANPELVKGYIGPKAVQAAGFTYLADPRVVSGTRWITGADQPGKHYVDLVCGRDFTPDGVIEAAEVRAGDPSPDGKGVLEAAKGIEIGHIFQLGRKYTDAFAFDVLGENGKPVRVTMGSYGLGVSRMVAVLAEQMHDDKGLRWPREVAPFNVHLVIANKDEAAVAGAQQLAADLDAAGLSVLFDDRKASPGVKFKDAELLGMPVVVVVGRGWADGTIEIRDRFTGETVQAPVDGAVDAVIAAARG
- the infB gene encoding translation initiation factor IF-2, encoding MAGKARVHELAKELGVPSKKVLERLKEQGEFVKSASSTVEAPVARRLRESFQSAGNAGDSAAPAKPAAKPGAKPGPKPGPAPKPAPAKPAAAAKSAAPAPSAPAPAPSAPAPSAPAPKPAAASGPKPGAKPGPKPAPKAPAPKPAAASGPNSGGPRPGPRPGPRQPRVGNNPFSSAPSPAPRPMGPRPGPGGPRPGGRPGQGGPRPGGQGGPRPQGGRPGAGGGRPGAGGPRPTPGNMPPRPSPGAMPARAARPDARPGGRGGAGGRSGGPGGGGGGYRGGAPGGGFRGRPGGGGGGRGRGGTAGAFGRPGGAPRRGRKSKRQKRQEYDSMRAPEVGGVRLPHGNGEVIRLARGASLSDFADKINANPASLVQALFNLGEMVTATESVNDETLELLGGEMNFVVQVVSPEDEDRELLESFDLTYGEDEGGEEDLAQRPPVVTVMGHVDHGKTRLLDTIRKENVGGGEAGGITQHIGAYQVNTHLNDEDRLITFIDTPGHEAFTAMRARGAKSTDIAILVVAADDGVMPQTVEALNHAQAADVPIVVAVNKIDKEGADPTKIRGQLTEYGLIPEEYGGETMFVDISAKQGTNIDALLEAVLLTADASLDLRANPDMDAQGVAIEAHLDRGRGPVATVLIQRGTLRVGDSIVAGDAYGRVRRMVDEHGDDVDEAYPSRPVEVIGFTSVPGAGDTLLVVEEDRIARQIADRRNARKRNALAARSRKRISLEDLDKVLKETSQLNLILKGDNSGTVEALEESLLQIEVDDEVSLRVIDRGVGGITETNVNLASASDAIIIGFNVRAEGKATELANREGVEIRYYSVIYRAIEEIEAALKGMLKPIYEESELGRAEIRAIFKSSKVGNIAGCMVQSGIMRRNAKARLLRDNTVIAENLTISSLKREKDDATEVREGFECGLTLTYADIKVDDVIEAYEMVEKARD
- a CDS encoding twin-arginine translocation signal domain-containing protein, producing the protein MTPLPSRRRDPSPDSSISRRTVLRGSAVVGVAVAAGWSLSACETGPSQRQRDAEALLPHAQAAFRDQAAAQQLAPRSTEYAKALRTVSDQRGEHLKALRDEINRLHSSIADQIESPATTPTASVEALGKQIESSATAAGKTAVGSSGYVAGLLGSVSASCQTLAKVQLA
- the nusA gene encoding transcription termination factor NusA; this encodes MHIDISALRLIEADKGVPANTVLEAIETALLTAYRHTDGFAPHARIDIDRKSGEVRVMGQELDEDRNVVHEWDDTPEGFGRIAATTARQVILQRLRDAENEKTYGELVAHEGEVVGGVVQADAKANARGMVVVQIGSDSNATEGVIPSAEQVPGESYKHGDRIKCYVVGVARGPRGPQITLSRTHPNLVRKLFSLEVPEIEDGSVEIVAVAREAGHRSKIAVHTGVSGLNAKGACIGPMGQRVRNVMSELSGEKIDIIDYATDPAVFVGNALSPAKVLSVTVIDEETKAARVIVPDYQLSLAIGKEGQNARLAARLTNWRIDIRSDAGDGGPRDTDGGTDEPADTLN
- the rbfA gene encoding 30S ribosome-binding factor RbfA, which produces MADPARAARLAKRITTIVASAIGGEIKDPRLAHVTITDCRVTGDLHDATVFYTVMGASVDSEPDVAEAAAGLAAATGALRTKVGAGTGVRFTPTLRFELDTVPDATRAMDELLARARAQDEMVARAARDAKPAGDSDPYRHDDEDPDESEESAG
- the rimP gene encoding ribosome maturation factor RimP; protein product: MTGEALTANISELVAPVLDRLGYDLEDVAVLTPPGRRDIRIVIDRDGGASLDDLADVSRELDPVLEGANLLGETPYDLEVTTPGIGRPLTLPRHWRRNQGRKAKVEYRVDGVEKSVEVRIGASDDTQVTLVTVDKSRITSVDVAFADIVRGVVEVDFSRPGEAALRACGLSDEEIARRREPATHTTTE
- a CDS encoding YlxR family protein, which translates into the protein MIKIVAVRGADDTTQVVVDERGRLPGRGAWLHRDERCLSLAVRRRAFGPALRDRGVAVSPEDLAEAIGVITHEDPARGQDR
- a CDS encoding DHH family phosphoesterase, whose product is MNPASSESVAAALSAADSISIISHVRPDPDTLGSALGLGLALAGLGKRVHCSFSGPETLPGPLQQLPGVHLLVEAGRLPAADVVVSVDAATAGRLGELEPLFRSATKSICIDHHVSNLGFADLDLIDAEADCTASVVLRVLDELGAPLTADIATCLYAGLVTDTGSFKWARPTSFSVAARLLEAGVDGGHWSRVLLDSHPYSWLQMVSKVLARSVLDTDAAQGRGLVYGVVDAEMMTEINWDESESVIDVVRTAREAEVAAVFKEVAPGKWAVSLRSKTDVDVMPVARAFGGGGHKRAAGYSDSGTARDVVDRLVAELRTTG
- a CDS encoding DUF559 domain-containing protein, translating into MLSMDTGVIRWGALRERASRAEIDRAVADGDIIKLRRDWYAMPTAHPDVVQAVAAGGVLSCASALALYGIWVPPMDKVHIRGNDATARLHPHWCRQRGRQPAERGAVDDLETALRHAAKCLPEEDFVVVCDSILNKGLVAPSTLEYWFGSAPRSITDRLQRCDGRAESGTETMARLRLQSHNLRVRTQVQIPEVGRVDMVIGESLIVEVDGYTYHADPETFENDRLRDLHAKALGYNVIRLTFKQVVYQWNVVEPLILEIVRRREHLKPLPQLARTATTF
- a CDS encoding ferritin-like domain-containing protein; the encoded protein is MTQTTALNDAADAENTAVFTYGVITAFTERDVRTTVAENIAAHRVRRDQLNEKLLAAGESERTPAAGYTLPVDVTDQDTAAKAATAAERDCETAYRALLEQADDSSVRRIALDGLTDCALRASYWRGVAGVTPLTVAFPGQ
- the yaaA gene encoding peroxide stress protein YaaA; the encoded protein is MLVILPPSETKSDGGKAAPLQLDSLTLPELTPIRRKLADAIVELSADLDASREALGLGASAVAEVERNADLWESPTRTAITRYTGVLYDALDYPGMTRATKAKAADRLLIGSALFGVVAATDLIPAYRLSGGSKLPGFGTLGSLWKPALSPALDALDDFVVDLRSGVYQKLGPVHGAVTATVVTEFPDGSRKVVSHFNKHYKGLMARELVRTRRNVRDINALAAVLSDAGQRVEITSPLEITVVTD